A genomic window from Pseudomonadales bacterium includes:
- a CDS encoding SMP-30/gluconolactonase/LRE family protein has translation MAPFAGAVVAEPVRYPHPDLKTLDSSFKGFLGNTPIRRLYTSPEMYWAEGPAWNSAGKYLVWSDIPANVQYRWLAEDGHVSVFRGDSNYSNGNTFDREGRQISFEHLTRRVVRYEVDGSVTVLAESFDGKSLNGPNDGIVHPNGDLWFSDPGYGALGEYEGTDAPGDSPQPFQKEAVYRLDLKTRKLHKVSDEIFKPNGVCFSPDYTRLYVADTGASHYGAAAPPLIKSWDVVDESRLVNGRVFASMAMDLDGKTVAGFADGIRCDRDGNIWSSAGWVGAGYDGVHVFNPEGQRVGQILLPELCANLCFGGVKHNRLFMTASQSLYAVYTGTRGAHFC, from the coding sequence ATGGCGCCGTTCGCTGGTGCCGTTGTCGCTGAACCAGTGCGCTATCCCCATCCGGATCTGAAAACCCTGGATTCGAGCTTCAAAGGCTTTCTGGGTAACACGCCGATCCGGCGTCTGTACACCAGCCCGGAGATGTACTGGGCGGAAGGCCCTGCCTGGAACAGCGCTGGGAAATACCTGGTGTGGAGTGACATACCGGCCAACGTTCAGTACCGCTGGCTCGCCGAGGACGGTCATGTATCGGTGTTCCGCGGTGATTCGAACTACAGCAACGGCAACACCTTCGATCGCGAAGGGCGACAGATTTCCTTCGAACACCTGACCCGGCGTGTGGTTCGATACGAGGTGGATGGCAGTGTGACCGTGCTTGCGGAAAGTTTCGATGGCAAGTCGCTCAATGGTCCGAACGACGGCATCGTGCATCCCAATGGTGACTTGTGGTTTTCGGATCCGGGCTATGGCGCTCTGGGTGAGTACGAAGGAACAGATGCGCCGGGAGACTCGCCACAGCCCTTTCAGAAGGAAGCCGTCTACAGGCTCGATCTGAAGACCCGCAAGCTCCACAAGGTGAGCGATGAAATCTTCAAGCCCAACGGTGTGTGCTTTTCACCTGACTACACCAGGCTCTATGTAGCTGACACCGGCGCATCACACTATGGTGCCGCTGCTCCACCATTGATCAAATCGTGGGACGTTGTCGATGAGTCCAGGCTTGTCAATGGTCGGGTGTTTGCGTCGATGGCAATGGATCTCGACGGGAAAACGGTTGCGGGATTCGCGGACGGTATACGCTGCGACCGGGATGGCAACATCTGGTCCAGTGCTGGCTGGGTGGGTGCCGGCTACGACGGCGTCCATGTCTTCAACCCGGAAGGTCAGCGGGTCGGGCAGATTCTACTCCCTGAGCTCTGTGCCAATCTCTGTTTCGGTGGTGTGAAGCATAACCGACTTTTCATGACCGCCAGTCAGAGTCTGTATGCGGTTTACACGGGTACCCGGGGGGCGCACTTCTGTTAG
- a CDS encoding LLM class F420-dependent oxidoreductase — protein MKLGVFATFMSPHATPAMIVDFAQRIEAVGVESLWMGEHVVLFDKMEFPYPGSKDGRIPVPRGGGMLDTVSTFGFLAGATKTLRLGTGITLVPQRNPIYTAKEFATLDWLSGGRMDFGIGVGWCKEEVLACGYGWEDRGERCDEFLKTMIALWTEPVASFKGKHVQLEACRMDPKPVQKPHLPILVGGHGARSLRRAAEFGSGWYGFALTPDQTRAALQGLDKALKAAGRSRRGFEIVITPQQATAETISAYADLGVDRLVVQLGSQKPEAIERRLPELESLVKQAAQ, from the coding sequence ATGAAACTTGGAGTCTTTGCCACCTTCATGTCCCCCCACGCCACCCCGGCTATGATCGTCGACTTCGCGCAGCGCATCGAAGCGGTCGGTGTTGAATCGCTCTGGATGGGCGAGCACGTGGTGCTCTTCGACAAGATGGAGTTTCCTTATCCGGGCTCGAAAGATGGTCGCATACCCGTGCCCCGGGGAGGTGGCATGCTCGACACTGTTTCCACCTTCGGCTTTCTGGCCGGCGCCACAAAGACGCTGCGGCTGGGAACCGGCATCACGCTGGTACCACAGCGCAATCCGATCTATACCGCGAAGGAATTCGCCACACTCGACTGGCTCAGCGGCGGCCGGATGGATTTCGGAATCGGCGTGGGCTGGTGTAAGGAGGAAGTGCTTGCCTGCGGCTACGGCTGGGAAGACCGGGGTGAGCGCTGTGACGAGTTCCTGAAAACCATGATCGCGCTGTGGACCGAGCCGGTAGCCTCATTCAAAGGTAAGCATGTGCAGCTTGAAGCCTGCCGCATGGATCCGAAACCGGTACAGAAGCCCCATCTGCCGATCCTCGTGGGTGGACACGGAGCACGCTCCCTGCGTCGCGCGGCAGAGTTCGGCAGTGGCTGGTATGGCTTCGCCCTTACTCCGGATCAGACACGAGCCGCATTGCAGGGATTGGATAAAGCACTGAAAGCCGCTGGCCGTTCGCGGCGCGGGTTCGAGATCGTGATCACCCCGCAACAGGCTACAGCGGAGACGATCAGCGCCTATGCCGACCTCGGTGTCGACCGTCTGGTGGTGCAGCTGGGCTCCCAGAAGCCGGAGGCCATTGAACGGCGGTTGCCGGAACTCGAGTCATTGGTGAAACAGGCCGCACAGTGA
- a CDS encoding prolyl oligopeptidase family serine peptidase: MTADAPDQRFRDRDIRFSNGVSGRNIEIPSASPRNYHQVICEPSSMPGLSVDGKLFIASGSSRKVPGPLVIIAPGSLGVADSHLAHAESLLNAGISAFVLDSFGERSVTSTVADQTQFSFAASAYDVLAAWQHLAAMPEIDARRIGAQGHSRGGSAVLTAANRRFADAVTGAGRGLCAVLAAYPWCGHQFLDAGVGGTRVHVLMGDADQWCSAMQAQAHVHAIRIAGGAATMRLVGGAQHSFDRGTAVADVAEARVSPGAPIAFLANDGAFIHPLGSDPDPDLVDRDLMVYALKAGYGKTGAKIGSNSPGEADLFREDMLAFWRGTLDKAGAL, translated from the coding sequence ATGACAGCCGATGCGCCGGATCAGCGCTTCAGAGACAGAGACATCCGTTTCAGCAATGGTGTCTCCGGTCGCAACATCGAAATCCCTTCTGCATCGCCTCGCAACTATCACCAGGTGATCTGCGAGCCATCGTCGATGCCGGGACTGTCCGTCGACGGCAAACTGTTCATCGCCAGCGGATCCTCGCGCAAGGTGCCTGGACCGCTTGTCATCATCGCACCCGGAAGTCTCGGGGTGGCTGACAGCCATCTGGCCCACGCGGAGAGTCTGCTGAACGCCGGAATCTCAGCTTTCGTGCTCGACAGTTTCGGTGAGCGCAGCGTGACTTCCACCGTGGCCGATCAGACCCAGTTTTCTTTCGCTGCTTCCGCCTACGATGTGCTCGCCGCCTGGCAGCATCTCGCCGCAATGCCTGAGATCGATGCGCGGCGAATCGGCGCCCAGGGTCACAGTCGCGGGGGTTCTGCGGTGTTGACCGCAGCGAATCGGCGCTTCGCTGATGCGGTGACTGGCGCTGGCAGGGGACTCTGCGCTGTGCTGGCCGCCTACCCCTGGTGCGGCCACCAGTTCCTCGATGCCGGCGTCGGTGGTACGCGGGTGCATGTACTCATGGGTGATGCCGACCAGTGGTGCTCTGCCATGCAGGCCCAGGCGCACGTGCACGCGATCCGCATTGCAGGCGGTGCCGCGACCATGCGCCTGGTGGGGGGCGCTCAGCACAGTTTCGATCGCGGTACTGCGGTAGCCGATGTGGCTGAGGCCAGAGTATCTCCCGGCGCGCCAATCGCATTTCTCGCCAACGACGGGGCCTTCATTCACCCCTTAGGTTCCGATCCGGATCCCGATCTGGTGGATAGGGATCTCATGGTCTATGCCCTGAAGGCAGGCTACGGAAAAACGGGGGCGAAGATCGGCAGCAACTCGCCTGGGGAAGCGGACCTGTTCCGGGAAGACATGCTGGCATTCTGGCGCGGTACGCTGGATAAGGCGGGAGCCCTCTGA